A stretch of DNA from Candidatus Methylomirabilota bacterium:
TCGGCTCCGTCCTGCACTGGCAGACGGAGGCGCTCGCGCGCCAGTCGCCGATGCTCGAAGCCACGCACCCCAAGCTCGTGCGCCGGGTGAAGCCCCTCTACCGGCTGTCGGAGCGCGAGACGGCCGCCTACGCCTTCCTGCGCGGCATCGACTACATCGTGGAGGAGTGCCCGTTCTCGCGAGGCGCGACCTCGCTGGCCCACAAGGAAGTCCTGAACCGCCTGGAGGCCGTCTCGCCAGGGGCCAAGCATAACTTCCTCTTCGGGTTCCTCGACAAGGCTCGTCCGGCGTTCGAGCGGGCGAAGGACGTGACGCTCACGGAGTGCGTCCGCTGCGGCCAGGTGACGACCGGCGAGATCTGCGCGTTCTGCAAGCTCTCCGATCAGGTGCGCCGGCAGTCCCAGGCCCACGCCTGAGCCGCGGGCCGCGGCGGCGATGAGCCGGAATCTCCACCGGGGCGCCGAGGCGGCGCCCAATCCCGCGGCCAATCCTACGTTCAGCGACGTACTGCTGTCGCGGCGGGAGCTATTGAAGACCGGCCTGGGTGGGGTCGCCTTCGCGGCCTCCGCCGGCTGCGCGATGTTCGGCTCGCGGCCCGATATCGGCTTCACGGCAGTGCCCGTGTCGTCGGACGACCTCCTCCGGGTGCCGCCCGAGTACGATGCTCAGGTTCTCTACTCCTGGGGTGATCCTGTCGGGGTGCCGGGGGCGATGCCCCCGTTCAAGCCGGACGCGTCGAACACCGCCGCTGAGCAGGCGGTGCAGGCGGGCATGCACCACGACGGCATGCACTTCTTCCCCCTCCCCGCGGGCTCGCGCGACTCCACCCATGGCCTGCTCGTGATGAACCACGAGTACCTCGACGAGGGCCTGCTCTTCCCGGACGGGCAGAAGACCTGGAGCGTCGAGAAGGTCCTCAAGGCTCAGCACGCGGTGGGGGTGTCGGTGATCGAAGTGCGCCTGGAGGGTGGGAAGTGGACAGTAGTCCGGCCGTCGCGCTATGCGCGCCGCGTCACCGCTCGAAGCGACTGTGCGCTCGCCGGCCCCGCCGCGACCCATCCACTGATGCGCACCGCCGCCGATCCGGTGGGCCGCCTCGTGCGCGGGACGCACAGCTGCTGCGCGCACGGGTGGACGCCCTGGGGCACCTACCTCACGTGCGAGGAGAACTGGCACCTCTACTTCGTCAATACGGGCGCGCTGACCGACGACCAGCGCCGCTACCGCCTCTCCGCCAAGGGCCGCGGCGTTCGCTGGGAGGAGCACGACCAGCGCTTCGACGCCGGCCGCCATCCCAACGAGTTCCACCGCTTCGGCTGGGTCGTCGAGATCGACCCCCACGACCCCCTCACGGTCCCGATCAAGCGCACCGCGCTGGGGCGCTTCGCCCACGAAGGCGCGGCCTCGTTCGTGGGGAAGGACCGGCGCTTTGCCTTCTACATGGGCGACGACGCGGCCTTCGAGTACGTATACAAGTTCGTGCCTGCAAAGCCGTGGGAGCCGGGCAACCGTGAGGCGAACCGCAACCTCCTGGACGCGGGCACGCTCTACGTCGCGCGCTTCAATGCCGACGGGACGGGGGCGTGGCTCCCGCTCGTGCACGGCACGGGCCCGCTCACCGCGGCGAACGGCTTTCACGACCAGGGTGAGGTCGTCGTACGGACCCGCCAGGCCGCCGATGCCCTGGGCGCCACCAAGATGGACCGCACGGAGTGGATCGTGCCGCACCCGGCGACGGGCGAGGTCTACTGCTCGTGCACCAACAACGCCGAGCGTGGCCGCGACGGCAACGAAGGCCCGAACCCGGCCAACCGCCGAGCGCCGAATCCCTACGGGCACCTCATCCGGTGGCGCGAGGACAAGGGCAGCCCCGCGGCGACCCGCTTCACGTGGGACGTGTTCGTGGAGGCCGGTCCCGAGGGCAGCGGGACGATCAAGGGCGATCCCTTTGCGTGTCCCGACGGCCTCTGGATCGACAGCATGGGCACGCTGTGGGTGGAGACCGATATCTCGCCCACGTTGCTGCTGCGCGGCGCCTTCGCTCCGCTGGGCAACAACCAAATGCTGGTCGCCGATCCCTCGAAGGGAGTGTTCCGCCGCTTCCTCACGGGCCCACGCGGGTGCGAGATCACCGGCTTCCACACCACTCCGGACAACCGCACCGCGTTCGTGAACATCCAGCATCCGGGCGAGGTGCCGGGCGATCGCTCCGATCCCGAGCGGCCGCGCGCCGTGTCCAACTGGCCGGACTTCGCCGCGGACGGGCGACCGCGGTCGGCGACGGTGGCAATCCGGCGGCGCGACGGAGGCGTGGTCGGAACCTGACGAAGCCGGGCTGAGCGGCCCGGCGGCCCCTTGCTATGCGCGGGCGGCGTGCTCGGCGAGGGTGCTCTGGATCGTCCGGTGTAGCTCGGCGGGCCCCACCGGCTTGAAGAGCACATGATGGATCCCCAGGTGCCGGCAGCGCTCCTGGTCCTCCTCGTGCAGCCCCCAGCCGGTGATGAACGCAACGGGAATGTCCCGGTCGTGCGCCCGGATGCGCTGCGCGACTTCCCAGCCCGTCATGCCCACCATCCCGATGTTCGTGAGCACCACGTCGAAGGCGCCGGGGCGGAACACGTCCATGGCGGCGGCGCCGCTGGAGACCGCGATCACGTCGTGTCCCGCCTCCTTTAGCATCTCGGTGAGGATGGCCAGGACCTGCGCATCGTTGTCCACGACGAGGATGCGACCCCGCCGACTGCCGGGCGTGTCGGCGTCCAGCGCGGCCTCGGCCGACGACGCGACCGCCATCGGCAGCAGGATCGTAAACGTCGTGCCGCGGCCGAGGAGGCTGTCCACCCGCATCTCCCCGTTGTGGCGCTTCACGATCGAGTAGGACACGGAGAGGCCGAGACCCGTACCGGCTTCGCCCTTCGTGGTGAAGAAGGGATCGAACACGCGCTTGCGCACGGCCTCCGGCATGCCGGTGCCCGTGTCGGCCACGGTGAGGACCACGACGTCGCCCCGCTCCACGTGGGTGCGAATGGTGAGGATGCCGCCCGCCGGCATGGCGTCGATGGCGTTCAGGATGAGGTTGGTCACGACCTCGTTCAGCTCGGAGGGCCGCCCCATCACCGCGGGTATCGGCGGCAGCTTGAGCTCCATGCGCAGGGGCAGGCCGCCCTTGGCGGACCGCTCCTCCCAGCGGGGCTGAGTGATGGCCACCGCGTCGTTGACCACCGCGTTCAGATCGAGGGAGACGAAGGGCTCGTCGGGCCGCAGGCGTGCGAACTTCT
This window harbors:
- a CDS encoding PhoX family phosphatase, whose product is MSRNLHRGAEAAPNPAANPTFSDVLLSRRELLKTGLGGVAFAASAGCAMFGSRPDIGFTAVPVSSDDLLRVPPEYDAQVLYSWGDPVGVPGAMPPFKPDASNTAAEQAVQAGMHHDGMHFFPLPAGSRDSTHGLLVMNHEYLDEGLLFPDGQKTWSVEKVLKAQHAVGVSVIEVRLEGGKWTVVRPSRYARRVTARSDCALAGPAATHPLMRTAADPVGRLVRGTHSCCAHGWTPWGTYLTCEENWHLYFVNTGALTDDQRRYRLSAKGRGVRWEEHDQRFDAGRHPNEFHRFGWVVEIDPHDPLTVPIKRTALGRFAHEGAASFVGKDRRFAFYMGDDAAFEYVYKFVPAKPWEPGNREANRNLLDAGTLYVARFNADGTGAWLPLVHGTGPLTAANGFHDQGEVVVRTRQAADALGATKMDRTEWIVPHPATGEVYCSCTNNAERGRDGNEGPNPANRRAPNPYGHLIRWREDKGSPAATRFTWDVFVEAGPEGSGTIKGDPFACPDGLWIDSMGTLWVETDISPTLLLRGAFAPLGNNQMLVADPSKGVFRRFLTGPRGCEITGFHTTPDNRTAFVNIQHPGEVPGDRSDPERPRAVSNWPDFAADGRPRSATVAIRRRDGGVVGT